A window of SAR324 cluster bacterium genomic DNA:
TTAATAGACGTAAAATGTTGAAAATATCTGCTTCAACTTTAGGGGTACTAGTGACAGGAGGTTTATTATCAAAAAGTTATGCTAAACCATCTAGGGATATTAGAACTCAAATAGATATCTTTAATTTTGGTGGAGAGGCTCAACAAGAACATCAAAAAGGAATCTATAAGAAATTTAATAAGGAATATCCAAATGTAACAATTAATGATATTTATAAGCCTTGGCCAGGAGGTTGGGGCGTTTATACAAATAACTTTAAAATGAGGGCGTTAGGGGGTTTAAAAACAGATATTTTGTCAATAGCAATAGAAGGAACACAAGAAAGTATTGATACCGGACTTTTATTGCCACTGGATGATATGATAAAATCAAGTGATGAATTGAAAAAAATTGTAAACCAGTTTGAGCCAGCTTTACATAACGGTTTAAAAGCTACAGATGGTACTACTTATTTCATGACACGTGAGTGGAATAATATGATAATCCACTATAACACAGAAATGTTGAATGAAATTGGACTTGAAGAACCAAAACAAGACTGGACATGGGATGAATTTTTATATGCCGCTAAAAATTTGACAAGAGATGTAAATGGGAAAAAGGTATTTGGTTTTGGTATACCTTACTTTAATTTTGGGATGACTCCTTGGTGGTATACAAATAATACTTCTTATCTTACTGATGATTGGAAAAACTCAAATGTAAATGATGTAAAAATGGAAGAGTCTATGACATTTTTGCATTCGCTTTTGCATGAACATAAAGTTTGTCCTGCTCCTGAAGGAGTTGATGTGTATAAATTGATGAGGAATGAAGGTATTGCAATGACTGGTGCGGGTAGGTGGCCATTTCCTAGCTACATAAAAGATAACTTTAAACAAGTAAATATTGTAAATTGGCCTCGCCAGCGAGCTGCCACAACCGTATTTGGTTCAGGTGGTTATGCTATTACAAAGGAATGTAAGCATCCTGAGTTGGCAATGGAATTAATAAAACACATGGTTGGCCAGGATCATCAAACGGGTTATGTAAAGATTGGTACATCAATTCCATCATGGAGATCAGTGAGCCTAACCCCAGATTTTTCAAAGTTTCCTAAGAATGCAGAGAGATTTTTTGGAAGTTTAGATGATATTAAACCAGTTCCTTCGCCTAAGAATTTTTCAGAAGTAGAAAGTATCAATCTTAGACACATTGGCAAGATGATGACAAATCAGGTTAAAATAAGAAAAGGGATGAAAGATTGGCATGAAGAGTTACAAAGAGCAATGGATGAAGCTTATGGTTAAATATAGTCTCTAAGTTTAAAAATGAGCTATATCCACAACTTGCCACAATGTCTCTTCGACTCTTCTAAACGATCTCCAGTAAGTCGGCTTCAAGCGTAGCTTGAAGTTGAGGAAAGCAACGAACCCGTCGTTGTCGACGTTGTTGCTTGATGCCGCCCACCGCTTTTCGATCGGATTCATATGCGGTGAATACAGTGGCAAAAATAGAATCCGGAGCAGATGATCGGCCAGGTACTCTCGCACTTCGCGAGCGAGCTGCGGCCGAGCATTGTCGGGGATCAATACATGATTTTCATGAAACTGTGGCCACAGTGGTTGCACTGCAGCTTCTTGTCGCGGCCAAGCGAGTCTTCAAAACACCAAGGTACAAAGACCTTTTCAGCACTCATCGCCGCGATGAGTGTATGTTTCTTGGGTTGGGTTCGCTGATGGTTGAAGTTCTTCACATGTTGTCCCTCAGTTGATCGTTCAATGTAGCGAATCCAGTCAACGTAGATGGCCGTTTCGTGGCCACAAAGGAACTCTAACTTCGGTTCTTGCAGCAACGGCATCAACTGCGCGATAAAGTCTGCCACTGTTGCAGCCAGCGCTCAGAGAGAGATTCGGAAGAGACAGGTCTATTTTTTGAGCGACCATTTGAGTTTTCTAAGGTGCACACTGACCCCTTGCTCCGTCAAACGCACCCCGCATTTTCTCTAAATTTCGCCAGCATCTTCTCACAGAAAAGCATCGGGGTATTGTTGAGCATATTCAGCAATGCACTGGCGTTCGCCCTAAAGGATTTTTTCAGAGTTGCCACTGCCTGCACGACGGCGAAGATCATCTTTGGAACGCTGAAGAATACGTTTTACCGTGCTGAGAGAGAACAGAAAATTATCCGCCAGTTGCCAGTGAGAGACCGACGGCAACTCATAGCGTCCATGAATGCGTTGTCAGGCTACTAGAGATAGTTACATACCTTACTCTAGGATGGATTGTGAGGTCAAATGAAGCTAGATCATATCTAAGTTTAAAGACTATAAAAATAAATATTCAGGGCTTTATAAAGCTCTGAATCATTTAAATGAAATAGAATGAATAATACAGCTTTCAAGTATAATAGATCAATTAATTCCTATCTTTTTATATTACCGACATATATTCTTTTTATATTATTTGTTTTAATACCGTTATTCCAGGCATTCGATATAAGTTTACAGAAATACAATATCCTGGGAAACTCAAAATATATTGGATTTAAGAATTATTTAAAATTATTTGATGATAGTAGATTAATTGTGATGTATTCAAACACAGTTTTTTTTACTTTTTTTGCTGTAATTTTTAATACTAGTATAGGATTGTTATTAGCTGTAATGCTTAACCAAAGAATGCCTAATTTGGTACGAAATTTATATCGATCTATCTTCTTTTTCCCATTATTACTAGCACATTCATATATCGCTATAATATGGAAATTTCTTTACCAAAAGGATACAGGTGCGTTTAATTATTATATAACAAACTTTGGATTTGACCCGATACCATGGTTGAATAGTGCTGAATGGGTTTTACCTTCAATTATAATAATGGATGTATGGAAGAATACCGGGTTCGCTATGTTAATATTTTTAGCAGGTTTGCAGAATATACCAAAAGATGTGATCGAAGCAAGCGTCTTAGATGGCGCAAATAAATTAAAAATTTTTATTTTTATTAAATTACCTTTATTAACTCCCACAATTTTGTTTGTACTCGTAGTGTTTATGATTGGAGCATTTCAAGTTTTTGATTCAATAGTTGTTCTAACGGATGGTGGACCTGGAGATGCTAGTCGAAGTGTAACA
This region includes:
- a CDS encoding sugar ABC transporter permease produces the protein MNNTAFKYNRSINSYLFILPTYILFILFVLIPLFQAFDISLQKYNILGNSKYIGFKNYLKLFDDSRLIVMYSNTVFFTFFAVIFNTSIGLLLAVMLNQRMPNLVRNLYRSIFFFPLLLAHSYIAIIWKFLYQKDTGAFNYYITNFGFDPIPWLNSAEWVLPSIIIMDVWKNTGFAMLIFLAGLQNIPKDVIEASVLDGANKLKIFIFIKLPLLTPTILFVLVVFMIGAFQVFDSIVVLTDGGPGDASRSVTMYIYHLAFEKFDMGYASAVSMTLFLIILLLTIFQFWLSKRWVHYE
- a CDS encoding extracellular solute-binding protein, which encodes MTEINRRKMLKISASTLGVLVTGGLLSKSYAKPSRDIRTQIDIFNFGGEAQQEHQKGIYKKFNKEYPNVTINDIYKPWPGGWGVYTNNFKMRALGGLKTDILSIAIEGTQESIDTGLLLPLDDMIKSSDELKKIVNQFEPALHNGLKATDGTTYFMTREWNNMIIHYNTEMLNEIGLEEPKQDWTWDEFLYAAKNLTRDVNGKKVFGFGIPYFNFGMTPWWYTNNTSYLTDDWKNSNVNDVKMEESMTFLHSLLHEHKVCPAPEGVDVYKLMRNEGIAMTGAGRWPFPSYIKDNFKQVNIVNWPRQRAATTVFGSGGYAITKECKHPELAMELIKHMVGQDHQTGYVKIGTSIPSWRSVSLTPDFSKFPKNAERFFGSLDDIKPVPSPKNFSEVESINLRHIGKMMTNQVKIRKGMKDWHEELQRAMDEAYG